GCGGGCCAGCCCGCCGAACTCGCGTCGATCTACGTGCTGCTGGCCTCCGACGACGCGAGCTACATCTCCGGGGCGCGGGTGGCCGTCACCGGCGGCCGGCCGATTCTGTAGGCGGCGATCTTTCGCGTCATCTCGCAGGTGTAACGGGGCGCTCGCCGGGGTACAGGCCGGACGGGCAAACGGTGAAAGGATGGCACCGATCGTGGCCATCGGGAGCGGTCAGGGGCGACGGTTGCGACGACGACGATGGTCGGTCGCGGCGGCGGCCGGAATCGTGGCGATAGCAGGATGTTCGGCGCCCGGATCCTCGCTGGAAAGTGCGCCGACGGTCAGCCTGGCGGCCACCGGGGCCACCCTGCATGACCCGGTGTGGTCGTATCACGACAGCCACCTGCTGGGCCTCACCGAGGATCACCGGCTGGCCGTGATCACCTACACCGGACCGGGCACCGCCCATACCCGGCTGTCGGCCCCGATGGGGTCTGGGCGCAACCTGCAGATCAGCCAGAAGGACGACCGTCACGTCTTCGTGCCGCAGCCCGAGCGCGGCAAGGTGGCCGTCGTCGACATCGCGAGCCTGCAGCCGGTCGCCGAATTCGACGCCGGGCCCGCGCCTTCCTATCTCGCCGAGGACGCCGGCATGCGGGTGCTGCTGGCGCTGGCCGCGGACGGTTCGTCGGTAACGCCAGTGGACCAGTACGGATTCCGCAAGCTGCCGACGGCGACCTACTCCGGTGAGTCCGCCGACACCATCGACGGATCCAACCGCGGGCGGGCAATCGAGTACCACCTCTACGGTGCCTCGGGCATCCGCTATTACAAGGGGCCGACGTCGCCACCCGAGGAGCGCGGCTCGCTGCCGATGGCCGTCGCCGTGTGGGCCGGCGACGGGACTCAGGTCACGCGCAGCTATGTGGCCGGGCGCGACGACAAGGTGCTGTACGCGGTCGACTCGCGTCGCGGCGGCGAGGGGCTCGACGTGCTGGCCCACACCGAGCTCTCGTCGCCGATTCGCTATCTGGGCACCGACGACACGCGCATCTACGCGGCCACCGACCGCGACGTGACGGTGCTGGAAACGGCGAGCTTCACCGGCTTCCCGAACGGGTCCATCCGGGTGATCCGCACGATCGACTACCGGACGGGGTTGCCGTCGGGCCCGGTCGCCTCGGCGCCGCTGTCCGGGATGGCGATCGGCCCCGAGCGGGTCTATCTGACCCTGCGCGGCCAGCCCTACGTGATCAGTGTGGCCAAGCCACACCTGTGAGGGGATCGCAGATGAGCACGATAGCGCAGAAACCCGAGCCGATCGGGGTCGATGACGACCTCGGACAGCTCGACGAGCAGGTCGCGGCGCTCAAAGCGCTCGCGCGCCTCGACGATGTGCCCGAAGGGCGGGCCTACGATTTCGGAATCCGTTGGGGGGCAGCGCTGGCCGGCAGGTTCCGGCGGCTGGTGCACTACAGCTGCCTGGGCGTGCTCGGCGAGGCCGACGAACGACGGTTCCAATCCCTGTGTGACGACCTGCGTTCCGTGTCGGAGCTGATCGAGAGGTTCGATCTCGCCCGGCCCCGGTTCACCGATACCCCGAGCCACCCCACGTTGCGCTAGCCTGTCTCGCCCTGGCGCGGGCCGCGACGTCGGCGACGTCGGCGATCTCTCGGTAATCCGAGAGAAACTCGTTGGCCGCCAACACGATTCCGGTGCGCGGCGCGGGACAGTCGCCGTTGCGGCACGTCAACGCCACCATGAAGGCGTCGTCGTCCTCGTCGAGGAACAAAAACCCGAGATACAGCGCGTGCCCGACGGCGAAATCCTTGGCGCCGCACCCGGCGCAGTGCCCGCCCTTGACGGCCACCAGCTCTAAAACCCGGTCGCGCTCAACGCTTTGCAAGTCGATCAGCTCCGGGCGCACGCCATTTGCCGTCATGTCAGATCTCCACGTCCTTGTCGTAGTGGACGTTGTCCTCGCGCCAGCCCCCCAGCCCGTGGCCGATGCCGGAGTAGTCGTCGATGAACTCGATCTGGTTGATCCACTTCGCCATCTTGAACCCGACCTGGGTCTCCACCCGCAACCGCAGCGGCGCCCCGTGCTTGATGGGCAGCGGCTTTCCGTTCATCTCGTAGGCCAGCAACGTCTGCGGCTTATAGGCGAGTTCGAGATCGATCACCTCGTAGAATTGGCCCTCGCCTTCCGCGCTGGGCTCGTCGCGGCCGGTGTCCTGCATGGTCAAAAAGCAGATGTATTTCGCCTGCGGGAGCGGGCGCACATGTTCGGCGAGCTGAGCCAGCGGAACGCCGCTCCACTGGCCGATGCTGGTCCAGCCCTGCACGCAGTTGTGCATCACGCGTTGCGATTCCTGATCGGCCAGGGAACGCAACGCGTCCAGGTCCAGCGTCACCGGGTTTTCCACCAGGCCGCCCACCCGCACGCGCCAATCGACGAAGTTGTGCACGGCCATCACCTTGTACTCCGCACTCGTCGGCGGCTTGCCGTTGACCCGGTGTTCCTTGGAGGTCATCCGCTCGGGGTAGTCCTGCTTCGAATTCAGCGGCCGCAACAGGATTTTGCGGGCGCGGGTGACCACGGCGCCGAGCACGCGGCGCACCTGGACGGGGCGGCGCAGACTCCACACCGTCGCCGCGACGTGGACGGCGACGATGGCCGCGATGATCACCAGCGACAGCGCGGTGGCCCAACCGATGTTGCGCACGGAACCGAAGATCATCGACGCGGTGAGCTGGCCCCAACTCCAGAAGAAGATCATCGACAGGTGGATGACGATGAACACCACAAACGCGATCAGGCCGAGGAAGTGCAGGCTGCGCGCCCATTGCCGGCCGCCCCACATCCGCACATACCAGGGGAAGGCGGCCTCGATGGCCGGTGACTGGGCGGCGCCCGTCAGGATCTGAAACGGCGCCAGCACGAAGATGACCCCCGCGTAGGTCAGCTTCTGGATGGCGTCCAGGGGCTCGCCCGGCAGCAGCGGCGGCAGGTTGAAACTCATGTAGGTGACGATGTCGTTCCACGCCTCACCGAAGATCGACCAGGACGCCGGCCAGTACCGGTGCCACTGCCCGGTGGCGAACAACAGGATGTAATACGACAGCCCGACGAGAACCCAGCAGATCACCGAGAAGAAGTGCCAATGCCGGCCCATGCCCAGCTTCTTGTGGCCGGGCAACGAGAACAACGAGCTGTAGTCCTCCTCCTCGTCGAGGGTGTCGTAGAGCTTGTTGACCGGCATTTCCTTCACGGTGAAGCGCGCCCACTCGCTGCCCGGCTTGCTGTCGTCGTGCCAGTACAACTTCGGGTGGGTGGACAAGATCTCGATGCCGCTGCGCAGCACCAGCGTCAAAAAGAGGACATTGAGCCAGTGGTCGATGCGCAGCCACGCCGGATAGTCGAGCACTGTCATGTCGTCACCGTTCAGTCGTGCCAATTCTGACGTTGCGGATACGCGACGTTGATGCCGGACAAGACCGTGGTGTGCACGGCGATGAAGGCGCCGGCGAACGCCATGGCAAACGTTCCCGGCGCCAGGTCCCAGCGGCCGGTCACCGCCACCAGACCCGGCAGGCTGACGAACCGGCTCGACAGATAAATCACCAGGAAGGCCGCGCACACCAAGCTCCCGGCGAACCAACCCGCTTGCGGCACAAGGGGTTTGGCGGCAAAGACCATCGCGGCGGTCACACCCAGGCAGGCGGCGGTAAGCACGGCCAGATACACCCAGAAATACAGCGGCAAGCCGGGCCGGGTGGCCGCCAGGTAGGCATGCACCGCCACCAGGCCCATCAGCAGCGAAGTGCCCAACCCGGTTACGGTGCGCGGCAAGTCGAAAGCGACGTAGCCGTTGAGCGTGAGGAGGGGCGAGGACAGCACCTTGTGCCACGCTTTGAGCCCCAGTCGCCCCAGGAGACCGGCCATTGCGGCTGACTACCCTGCCAGATCGGCGCACAAACGGTCGACCACGCGACCCTTACCGGATCAACCCGCAGCGTCGGAGAAGCCCTCCTCGCCTTCCTCGCCGGAGCGGCCGGCGAGCGTCGTGTAGGTCTCCTGCACCAGATCCCCGTGGCCGTCGGTGACGACGCTCTTGGTGACGATGATGTCGGCGCCGTGCGCTTTGCGCACCGAATCGACGTAGATATCGCAGCAGAGGCGGTCGCCGGCCGTGATCGGCTTCAGGAACTTCAACACCTGATCCACCTGAACGATCTGCGCATCGTGGATCGCGATATTGGCGCTCTCGAAGAACGCCAATTGGGCCTTGTAGCCGAACACCGAGGTGAACGTCAGGGGAGCCGGCAGGCTGCCGTAGCCGAGCTCGGCAGCCGCCGTCTCCTCGAAGAACGCGGCTTCTTGGTTTTTGACGGCCACCGCGTACTCGCGGATCTTCTCGCGCTCCACTTCATAGTGGTCGGGGTATCGATAGTGCATCCCAACCATGTCCGAGGACAATGACACACGCAACGCCTTACCCAAATGGCGGCGTAATAATCACCCTCACTGCGGGTTTCGCGGCGCGCGGCAACGCGCCACCGGCGAGCCGACCAGCCTAAATTCCTCGCTCGTGTCCAGTTGGGGATCGACCCCCTCCTGGAACAGAATGATGATGTCGGAGCCGCCGAACTGGAAGTAGCCGAACTCCTCGCCCTTGGCCATGTGTCTGCCGGGCACAGCGGTGAGCACGACCGACGACACGTGGGCCATGCCCACCGGGATGACCGCCACGATGCCGATGTCGCCGCAGTCGGATTGCGACGTGTCGATGGTGACCACCCCGCGGGTCTGGGAGAACTCGTAGCCACTGCTGGCGCTGTCGCTGGCGGCGAACTCCTGGTCTTGCAGGCCGACCCGCATGAAGACTTTCCCGTTGATCCGGAACGACTCCTCGACCACGCCGGCGACCGGCAGGTGGTAGCGGTGGTAGGCGTGCACGGGCAGCATGTAGTGGACGAACGTGCCGCGGGCAAAGCTTTCGCTGTATCGGCTGCCCTCGATGAGTTCCTTGATGTTGCCGTATTTTTCGTTCTTCACGGTGGTGGCCGGGATGCTCGAGTCGGCGCCGATGTCGTAGGCGTGCTGGTAGTGGCAGTCGGCCGGCGAGGTCACCACCAGGTTGGTGGTCGGCTCGGCGATCGGGCGCAGCCCGCCGTTGATTTCCCGCGCGATGAACTGGTTGGCCGTCAGCCAGCCGCTGGGGGCGTTCGGCGCCCCGTCGACCAGTGACTCATGGATGCGGTACTCGGGCGCGTTGTCGATGAACGACCGCAGGACTTCGGGGCTGAACGACTCGGGTGTGTCCAGGAAATTCCCCCACTGGCGGGCGAACTCGGTCATCCAGTCCCGAAAGACGCCGGAGCTTTGCGGCGGCTCGTCACCCTGGTCGACCAGGAAGTAGAAGTGCGACATGCGGTCGCTGACCTCCTGGGCCTGCCGCTTCTCGTTCTTCCAGGCGTCGGCGTCCGACTCGTGTGGCACCCACCTGACGAAGCGCTTCAAGTAGGCCTCGTACTCGCCGATGTCGCGCGGCCACTCGAGCGCCTTGTAGAGGTCCGGGTTCAGTTCGTCCTCGGCCCGCCGGCGCGCCGTCTGCAGCGATCGCTCAAGGCGGCCGGCAAGATCGGGCTCTTTGTCGAGCGTGTCGCGCAGATGTCGGCTGACGGAATCCGGCTCGCTCATTTCACTGCTCCTTGGTGGTCTCAGCGGCCGCGGACCCGGCGATTGTGCTTCTTGATCGCGTCGACCAACTCCGACTTGTTCATCGTCGACCGACCCGGGACGTCGAGCCGGCGGGCCAGGTCGAGCAGATGCTTTTTGCTTGCGTTGGCGTCGACGCCCTCGGCCGACTCGCCGGACGGTTGTAGACCGCCACGCTCGGCGCGCTCGTCGGACGGGCCCTTCTGCTCTTTGGGTTCCCAGTGGTCGCCGACCTTTTCGAAACTGTGCTTGACGGCGGCGTAGGCCACCCGGTGGGCACGTTCCTCGCTGCCGTACTCGTCGGCGGCCGCGTCGTGGGATTTCGCGAACGTGCGTTGCGCTTTGGCGTTGGATCGCCGCAAAGTGCTGGGCAATTCACTCTTTTTGGGCGCTCCGCCTTTCGTCGTCTTCGGCATCGAACCTCCTCGTGCGCCAAAAGCGGTGCGGGAAACGTGGCACCGCCCGTCGGTTACCCCGTTGCGGGCCGGGCAATCGCGGTCGGACCAATGTGCGCATCGGCCAGGCGCAAATATGTCAACATGGTTGACATGAATCAGGACGACGCCCCGCTCGGCTATCTGCTCTACCGGGTGGCGACGGTGCTGCGGCCGGAGGTTTCCGCCGTGCTGAGTCCGCTGGACCTCGCCCTGCCCGAATTCGTTTGCCTGCGCATCCTTTCGATGTACCCGGGGATGTCGAGCGCCGAGCTCTCCCGCCACGCGGGCGTCACCCCGCAGGCGATGAACACGGTGCTGCGCAAGCTAGAAGACGTCGGGGCGGTGGCACGGCCCTCGTCGGTGTCGTCCGGGCGCGCGCTGCCGGCCAACCTGACCGGTCAGGGCCGCGCCCTACTCAAGCGCGCCGAAGCGGCGGTGCGAGGCGCCGACGCCCGGATCCTGAGCAAGCTCACCGACACGCAGCAGCGCGAATTCAAAAGGATGCTCGAAAAACTCGGGTCGGATTACCGGGGCTGATCACCCGTCCTGGATGCGCGCCCACGGCCGCGCCTCTTCGAGCTCGTAGGCCAGCTCGAGCAACAGCGACTCCTGCCCCACCGCAGTCGACAGCATCATGCCCACCGGCATGCCGTGGGCGGACTGCGCCAACGGCAGCGAGATCGCCGGTTCACCGGTGACGTTGTGCAGCGGAGTGAACGACACCCATTCGATAAGCCGATTCATGAGCTGCTGATAATCGGTCGGCGCCAGCACTCCGAGGCGGGGCGTCTCGTCGGCCAGGGTCGGCGTGAGCACCGCGTCATAGGTGCCGAAGAACCGCGCGGTGCGCCGGCGTGCGCCGCGCAGGCGCATGATCGCCCGCGGGAGCCGGTGCAGGTGGCGACCGGTGTGTCGCGCCAAACCCAGCGTCAGGCAGTCCAGCTTGGCGCGGTCGAACGTCTCGCCGAACATGTGCCGTCCGCTGCGCACCTGGGCCAGGGCCAAAAATCCCCAATACAGCACGAAATCGTCGACGAAACTGGCCGCCACCGGCGGTGCGTCGACGTGTTCGACGCGGTGGCCGAGCTCCTCGAGCAGTCCCGCGGATTTCAGCGTCAGCTCCCGCAGCGCGGGGCTGCACTCGCGCCGTACCGAGCGGGTCAACGCCGCGATCCGCAACCGCTGCCGGCCGGGCCCGGTGACGTCCCCGATCGGGGCCAGCTTGGGGTTGCGCCAGATCCGCTCGGCCTCCCGGTAAAACGCCGCGGTGTCGCGCACCGAACGGGTCAGGACGCCGTTGACGACGACGCCGACCGGCATCCGGCGCAGCGTGGCGTCTAGGGGCAACCGGCCGCGCGACGGTTTGAGCCCGACGAGCCCGTTGCAGGACGCCGGAATGCGGATGGAGCCCCCGCCGTCGTTGGCGTGCGCGATCGGCACCACACCGGCGGCGACGAACGCCCCCGACCCCGATGATGATGCGCCGGCACTGTATTCGGTGTCCCACGGGTTGCGGACCGGACCCAACCGCGGGTGTTCGGCCGATCCGCTGAAACCGAACTCCGACAACTGCGTCTTGCCCAGCGAGGTCAACCCGGTGGCCCGGTACAGCTGGGTGAACACGCTGTCGGCGACGGCATCCCAACGCGTCCACGCGTCAGTGCCGTGCATCGTGGGCTGCCCCGCGACATCGACGTTGTCCTTGATGAACGTCGGGACGCCGGAGAAGTAGCCATCGGCCCCATGCTCGGCGGCCGCCCGCGCATGCTGAAAACCCGCGTACGCCAACCCGTTTAGGGCCGGGTCGACGGCCTCGGTGCGGGCAATCGCCGCCTCGACCACCTCGGCCCTGCCGACCCGCCCGGAGCGGATGGCCTCGGCGAGCCCGACCGCGTCGAGATCGCCGAGGGCGTCGTCGCCGAACGCGTGCACATGCCGCATAGCAGTGACGCTAACGGCGCACGCGTGTCACCGGATGGTTTTCGGGCCGGTTGGCCCGCGGGAGGCCGCTAGGCCTGACCCACCTCGAAGCGCACGAAGCGCGTCACCGTCACACCGGCGTCGTCGAGCAGGGCCTTGACCGTCTTCTTGCTGTCGGACACCGACGGCTGCTCGAGCAGCACGGCGTCCTTGAAGAAGCCGTTCACCCGTCCCTCGACGATCTTGGGCAGGGCCTGCTCCGGCTTGCCCTCCGCCTTGGCGGTTTCCTCGGCGATGCGGCGCTCGCTGGCCACCACGTCCTCGGGCACGTCGTCGCGGGACAGGTAGCGGGCCTTGAGCGCGGCGATCTGCAGCGCCACGGCGTGAGCGGCGTCGGAGTCCGAGCCCTGGTACTCGACCAGCACACCGACCGCCGGGGGCAGGTCCGCCGCCCGCCGGTGCAGGTACGCCTCGACGGTGCCCTCGAAGTTCGCGACGCGGCGCAGTTCCAACTTCTCGCCGATCTTGGCCGACAGCTCGGCGACCGCCTGCTCGACGGTCTTATCACCGACGCTGGCGGCTTTGAGCGCGTCGACGTCGGCGGCCTTCGACGACACGGCGGCCGACACGATCTGGTCGGCCAGCGCCTGGAACTCGGCGTTCTTGGCGACGAAGTCGGTCTCGCTGTTCAGCTCGATGAGCGCGCCGCCCTGCGCGGCGACCAGACCCTCGGCCGTCGCCCGCTCGGCGCGCTTGCCGACGTCCTTGGCGCCCTTGATCCGGAGCGCCTCGACGGCCTTGTCGAAGTCGCCGTCACTTTCGGCCAGCGCGTTCTTGCAGTCGAGCATGCCGGCACCGGTGAGTTCCCGAAGCCGCTTGACGTCGGCAGCGGTGAAGTTCGCCAATGTTCAGCCTTCCTAAGAGGATTCAGTGGTTGGTTCGGGGGTGCCCGCAGCGGCGTCGGTGGGGGCGCTGGCAGCGGCGGAAGCCAGCAGTTCCTGCTCCCATTCGGGCAGCGGCTCGGCCGCCTCGGCCTCGGGCTTGCCGTCTCCGCGGCCGACCCCGGCGCGGGCCTGCAGGCCCTCGGCGACGGCGGAGGCGATGACCTTGGTCAGCAGCGCGGCCGAACGGATCGCGTCGTCGTTGCCCGGGATCGGGTAGTCGACCTCGTCGGGGTCGCAGTTGGTGTCCAGGATCGCGATGACCGGGATACCGAGCTTGCGGGCCTCGCCGACGGCGATGTGCTCTTTGTTGGTGTCGACGACCCAGATCGCCGACGGCACCTTGGCCATGTCGCGGATACCGCCGAGGCTGCGGTCGAGCTTGTTCTTCTCGCGGGTCAGCATCAAGATTTCCTTCTTGGTGCGACCTTCGAAGCCACCGGTCTGCTCCATCGCCTCGAGCTCCTTGAGCCGCTGCAGACGCTTGTGCACGGTGGAGAAGTTGGTGAGCATCCCGCCCAGCCAGCGCTGGTTCACGTAGGGCATGCCGACGCGGGTGGCCTCGGCGGCGACGGACTCCTGCGCCTGCTTCTTGGTGCCGACGAACAGCACGCTGCCGCCGTGGGCGACGGTCTCCTTGACGAATTCATACGCCTGATCGATGAAAGTCAGCGTCTGCTGCAGGTCGATGATGTAGATGCCGTTGCGGTCGGTGAAGATGAACCGCTTCATCTTGGGATTCCAGCGACGGGTCTGGTGCCCGAAGTGGGTGCCGCTGTCGAGCAGCTGCTTCATGGTTACGACGGCCATGCTTGTGCCTCACGTGTGTCGGTTGTCGCCCGGCATCGGGTGAAGCCGGGCCCTGGCGCCTGCTGCGATGCCGGACCCGGCCGGGAAACCCCGGTCGGGACCGCCCGGCATGCGATGCGTTCTCCTCGTGGAACCAGAGACGCGATGCGGACGCGCGAAGTCAGCCCGCGGACGAGCTGCGACCAGCAGTTTACACCGGATCGGCCGGTGCTTTTGCCACGCTTCCCCAGGGGCATCGTCGTCCACAGCGCCGGCGAGGCCGGGTGGCGGCGCGGACTGTGCCGCGCTGAACTGTCTGGATGCGGTGGATGGCGCTGGCGTTGGGTGCGGCCCTGGTCAGCGCGGTGCCGGCGGCGGCCGACGCGGATCGCCTGGACTGGCCGTTGCGCCCGCCGCCGGCCGTCACCCGTTCGTTCGACGCCCCTGCGCAGGATTGGCATCCCGGCCATCGTGGTGTCGACCTGGCCGGTGCCGCCGGCCAGCCGGTGTACGCGGCGGGCGCGGGCACCGTGGTGTTCGCCGGGGTGCTGGCCGGGCGCCCGGTGGTGTCGCTGGCGCATTCCGGGGGGTTGCGGACCAGCTACGAGCCGGTCCGGGCTGTTG
The sequence above is drawn from the Mycobacterium marseillense genome and encodes:
- the tsf gene encoding translation elongation factor Ts: MANFTAADVKRLRELTGAGMLDCKNALAESDGDFDKAVEALRIKGAKDVGKRAERATAEGLVAAQGGALIELNSETDFVAKNAEFQALADQIVSAAVSSKAADVDALKAASVGDKTVEQAVAELSAKIGEKLELRRVANFEGTVEAYLHRRAADLPPAVGVLVEYQGSDSDAAHAVALQIAALKARYLSRDDVPEDVVASERRIAEETAKAEGKPEQALPKIVEGRVNGFFKDAVLLEQPSVSDSKKTVKALLDDAGVTVTRFVRFEVGQA
- the hadA gene encoding (3R)-hydroxyacyl-ACP dehydratase subunit HadA, with protein sequence MSLSSDMVGMHYRYPDHYEVEREKIREYAVAVKNQEAAFFEETAAAELGYGSLPAPLTFTSVFGYKAQLAFFESANIAIHDAQIVQVDQVLKFLKPITAGDRLCCDIYVDSVRKAHGADIIVTKSVVTDGHGDLVQETYTTLAGRSGEEGEEGFSDAAG
- a CDS encoding MarR family winged helix-turn-helix transcriptional regulator; protein product: MNQDDAPLGYLLYRVATVLRPEVSAVLSPLDLALPEFVCLRILSMYPGMSSAELSRHAGVTPQAMNTVLRKLEDVGAVARPSSVSSGRALPANLTGQGRALLKRAEAAVRGADARILSKLTDTQQREFKRMLEKLGSDYRG
- a CDS encoding molybdopterin-dependent oxidoreductase, whose product is MTVLDYPAWLRIDHWLNVLFLTLVLRSGIEILSTHPKLYWHDDSKPGSEWARFTVKEMPVNKLYDTLDEEEDYSSLFSLPGHKKLGMGRHWHFFSVICWVLVGLSYYILLFATGQWHRYWPASWSIFGEAWNDIVTYMSFNLPPLLPGEPLDAIQKLTYAGVIFVLAPFQILTGAAQSPAIEAAFPWYVRMWGGRQWARSLHFLGLIAFVVFIVIHLSMIFFWSWGQLTASMIFGSVRNIGWATALSLVIIAAIVAVHVAATVWSLRRPVQVRRVLGAVVTRARKILLRPLNSKQDYPERMTSKEHRVNGKPPTSAEYKVMAVHNFVDWRVRVGGLVENPVTLDLDALRSLADQESQRVMHNCVQGWTSIGQWSGVPLAQLAEHVRPLPQAKYICFLTMQDTGRDEPSAEGEGQFYEVIDLELAYKPQTLLAYEMNGKPLPIKHGAPLRLRVETQVGFKMAKWINQIEFIDDYSGIGHGLGGWREDNVHYDKDVEI
- a CDS encoding oxidoreductase, which encodes MAGLLGRLGLKAWHKVLSSPLLTLNGYVAFDLPRTVTGLGTSLLMGLVAVHAYLAATRPGLPLYFWVYLAVLTAACLGVTAAMVFAAKPLVPQAGWFAGSLVCAAFLVIYLSSRFVSLPGLVAVTGRWDLAPGTFAMAFAGAFIAVHTTVLSGINVAYPQRQNWHD
- the rpsB gene encoding 30S ribosomal protein S2; amino-acid sequence: MAVVTMKQLLDSGTHFGHQTRRWNPKMKRFIFTDRNGIYIIDLQQTLTFIDQAYEFVKETVAHGGSVLFVGTKKQAQESVAAEATRVGMPYVNQRWLGGMLTNFSTVHKRLQRLKELEAMEQTGGFEGRTKKEILMLTREKNKLDRSLGGIRDMAKVPSAIWVVDTNKEHIAVGEARKLGIPVIAILDTNCDPDEVDYPIPGNDDAIRSAALLTKVIASAVAEGLQARAGVGRGDGKPEAEAAEPLPEWEQELLASAAASAPTDAAAGTPEPTTESS
- a CDS encoding amidase; this translates as MRHVHAFGDDALGDLDAVGLAEAIRSGRVGRAEVVEAAIARTEAVDPALNGLAYAGFQHARAAAEHGADGYFSGVPTFIKDNVDVAGQPTMHGTDAWTRWDAVADSVFTQLYRATGLTSLGKTQLSEFGFSGSAEHPRLGPVRNPWDTEYSAGASSSGSGAFVAAGVVPIAHANDGGGSIRIPASCNGLVGLKPSRGRLPLDATLRRMPVGVVVNGVLTRSVRDTAAFYREAERIWRNPKLAPIGDVTGPGRQRLRIAALTRSVRRECSPALRELTLKSAGLLEELGHRVEHVDAPPVAASFVDDFVLYWGFLALAQVRSGRHMFGETFDRAKLDCLTLGLARHTGRHLHRLPRAIMRLRGARRRTARFFGTYDAVLTPTLADETPRLGVLAPTDYQQLMNRLIEWVSFTPLHNVTGEPAISLPLAQSAHGMPVGMMLSTAVGQESLLLELAYELEEARPWARIQDG
- a CDS encoding phosphatidylserine decarboxylase, producing the protein MSEPDSVSRHLRDTLDKEPDLAGRLERSLQTARRRAEDELNPDLYKALEWPRDIGEYEAYLKRFVRWVPHESDADAWKNEKRQAQEVSDRMSHFYFLVDQGDEPPQSSGVFRDWMTEFARQWGNFLDTPESFSPEVLRSFIDNAPEYRIHESLVDGAPNAPSGWLTANQFIAREINGGLRPIAEPTTNLVVTSPADCHYQHAYDIGADSSIPATTVKNEKYGNIKELIEGSRYSESFARGTFVHYMLPVHAYHRYHLPVAGVVEESFRINGKVFMRVGLQDQEFAASDSASSGYEFSQTRGVVTIDTSQSDCGDIGIVAVIPVGMAHVSSVVLTAVPGRHMAKGEEFGYFQFGGSDIIILFQEGVDPQLDTSEEFRLVGSPVARCRAPRNPQ
- a CDS encoding ChaB family protein, which encodes MPKTTKGGAPKKSELPSTLRRSNAKAQRTFAKSHDAAADEYGSEERAHRVAYAAVKHSFEKVGDHWEPKEQKGPSDERAERGGLQPSGESAEGVDANASKKHLLDLARRLDVPGRSTMNKSELVDAIKKHNRRVRGR